One genomic segment of Hevea brasiliensis isolate MT/VB/25A 57/8 chromosome 3, ASM3005281v1, whole genome shotgun sequence includes these proteins:
- the LOC110639309 gene encoding uncharacterized protein LOC110639309, with product MAREVGESSGSFLWSSSGDKNANGGFSSTEEVQNPLLYGYVNQENDHNGSVCLLRRTEAANKRIKETPKQSNEQAQIADALLSLCPFGLKLNFTPSFIDSVGKNLNHSTSAAKAYRHRSKVDDFGSQQFSDKMKANNFSISLIIIGNWERKSKHEGDLVGKCYYAKKKLVWEFLERGLKSKIEIQWNDIIAMRVLTQEKQPGTLEIELNQPPTFHEETDPQPRKHTIWRLTSDFTRRQASICRRHYVMFPPGSLDTTYEKLVQCDRRFYELCQKPFPSLQSPYFEPNIFSFTNSSMDYPMDRPNVNPGLQFNFGIPSPLVAIQHVESYEQAPQPSFKERPSPNSVVDHVRFEIPRMAFWEQGISNNLAAADTFSPSILPFNQVDPTVSFQGNPLTYYGQGGDPNNHVNKMLTNLVDHLLGDTKVEGYDEMYHMARVESLNALVNLSQEENLATASEDSSQQTFYGQEMGTGSDDLVLGTIEQAIGLGGSGGGGQDYLQLVSNMPSQVCPSMQNFGPFNNSINQFHNRWT from the exons ATGGCTCGAGAAGTAGGAGAGTCTAGTGGGAGCTTTCTGTGGAGTAGTAGTGGAGATAAGAATGCTAATGGTGGGTTTAGTTCAACAGAGGAAGTTCAGAACCCATTATTATATGGATATGTGAATCAAGAAAATGACCATAATGGTTCTGTCTGTTTGCTTCGACGCACTGAAGCTGCTAATAAGAGGATTAAGGAAACACCAAAACAAAGCAATGAACAG GCTCAGATAGCTGATGCCCTCTTGAGTTTATGTCCATTTGGTTTAAAACTCAACTTCACACCATCTTTTATAGATTCTGTGGGGAAGAATCTAAACCATTCTACTTCTGCAGCCAAGGCTTACCGTCATCGCTCAAAGGTTGATGATTTTGGGTCTCAACAATTTTCTGACAAGATGAAGGCTAATAACTTCTCGATTTCGTTAATTATAATTGGCAATTGGGAG AGAAAATCCAAGCATGAAGGTGATCTGGTGGGTAAATGTTATTATGCTAAGAAGAAGTTGGTGTGGGAATTCTTGGAAAGGGGTTTGAAAAGCAAAATTGAAATTCAGTGGAATGATATAATAGCCATGAGAGTTCTTACTCAGGAGAAACAGCCTGGAACTCTTGAAATTgag TTGAACCAACCTCCTACTTTCCACGAGGAAACTGATCCACAGCCAAGAAAACACACTATTTGGAGACTAACATCAGATTTCACTAGAAGGCAAGCTTCCATCTGCAG GAGGCATTATGTTATGTTTCCACCAGGATCACTTGACACAACCTATGAGAAGCTTGTGCAATGTGACAGAAGGTTTTATGAATTGTGCCAGAAACCTTTCCCAAGTCTTCAATCTCCTTATTTTGAGCCAAATATTTTCAGTTTCACAAATTCCTCTATGGATTACCCTATGGATAGGCCAAATGTTAACCCTGGATTGCAGTTTAATTTTGGCATTCCCTCACCTCTGGTGGCTATCCAACATGTCGAGTCTTATGAGCAAGCACCCCAGCCATCTTTTAAGGAAAGACCTTCACCCAATTCAG TTGTGGATCACGTTAGATTTGAGATTCCAAGAATGGCCTTTTGGGAACAAGGGATAAGCAATAATTTAGCAGCAGCAGATACTTTTTCCCCGAGTATTCTTCCATTCAACCAAGTGGATCCAACTGTTTCTTTCCAAGGCAACCCATTAACTTATTATGGTCAAGGAGGTGACCCCAATAACCATGTAAATAAAATGCTAACTAATCTTGTAGACCATTTGCTTGGTGACACTAAAGTAGAAGGTTATGATGAGATGTATCACATGGCAAGAGTGGAGTCACTGAATGCATTGGTCAATCTCTCCCAAGAAGAGAACCTTGCAACTGCAAGTGAAGATAGTTCACAGCAGACATTCTATGGGCAAGAAATGGGTACTGGTAGTGATGACTTGGTTTTGGGTACCATTGAGCAAGCAATTGGActtggtggtagtggtggtggtgggcaAGATTATCTGCAGCTTGTTTCCAACATGCCTTCTCAGGTCTGTCCAAGCATGCAAAATTTTGGCCctttcaacaattccatcaaTCAATTCCATAATCGCTGGACCTGA
- the LOC110639330 gene encoding RNA pseudouridine synthase 1 isoform X2, which translates to MPFLASLNPTLLLSSRVQNPTPKSKLCTAIFSCCSLHHSSSKAMTSPSVPTSPTSQNAPLTVQNYPTPLSPPLPPISKQIELARAMAASSRSSLFALSRSDILYEDQWLIVVNKPQGVYCEAVLESVPRFLADLSEGTKGSLPELHLANRLDRDTSGVTVITKSHKVASKLVEAFTNHKVKKTYIALCVGSAPKWEKITIKSGHGRSKFGAWRVYAASDVGQTLPGGSIVRDMETSFELLSVNGQGNFKELSEFEKDENIIVVEEKAVKDADGKKDEILVRAFPQSGRTHQIRLHCQYLGISIRGDVKYEGVYEWNEKIYDGHELHAESLSFEHPITGLPVKFCAPPPSWAKE; encoded by the exons ATGCCCTTCCTAGCTTCCCTCAATCCCACTCTTCTTCTCTCCTCCAGAGTCCAAAACCCCACTCCAAAGTCCAAACTTTGCACAGCAATCTTCTCTTGCTGCTCTCTTCACCATTCATCTAGCAAAGCCATGACATCTCCATCTGTTCCCACAAGCCCCACTTCTCAAAATGCCCCTTTAACTGTTCAGAATTATCCAACACCACTCTCTCCTCCATTGCCTCCCATCTCAAAGCAGATAGAGCTTGCCAGGGCCATGGCTGCGTCTTCAAGATCAAGCCTTTTTGCTTTGTCAAGAAGTGATATCTTATATGAAGATCAGTGGCTCATCGTTGTCAATAAACCGCAAGGAGTTTACTGTGAGGCTGTGTTGGAATCGGTCCCTCGTTTTCTTGCTGATCTCAGTGAAG GGACCAAAGGCTCGCTGCCTGAGCTCCATCTTGCCAACCGACTAGATCGTGATACAAGTGGCGTAACAGTTATAACCAAATCACACAAAGTGGCTTCTAAGCTTGTGGAGGCATTTACTAATCACAAGGTTAAGAAAACATACATTGCTCTCTGCGTTGGTTCAGCTCCAAAATGGGAAAAAATCACCATTAAATCTGGTCATGGTCGGTCCAAATTTGGAGCCTGGCGTGTATATGCTGCATCGGATGTGGGTCAGACACTACCAGGTGGGTCCATTGTGAGAGACATGGAAACTTCATTTGAACTATTATCAGTAAATGGACAAGGGAACTTCAAAGAGTTATCTGAATTTGAGAAAGATGAAAATATTATAGTAGTTGAAGAAAAGGCTGTGAAAGATGCTGATGGGAAGAAGGATGAGATTTTGGTAAGAGCATTTCCTCAGAGTGGAAGAACACATCAAATTCGGTTGCACTGTCAATATCTTGGAATTTCTATAAGAGGGGATGTGAAATATGAGGGTGTATATGAATGGAATGAGAAAATATATGATGGCCATGAACTGCATGCAGAGAGCTTGTCTTTTGAACATCCAATTACTGGTCTGCCTGTCAAGTTCTGTGCACCTCCACCTTCATGGGCCAAAGAG TAG
- the LOC110639330 gene encoding RNA pseudouridine synthase 1 isoform X1 translates to MPFLASLNPTLLLSSRVQNPTPKSKLCTAIFSCCSLHHSSSKAMTSPSVPTSPTSQNAPLTVQNYPTPLSPPLPPISKQIELARAMAASSRSSLFALSRSDILYEDQWLIVVNKPQGVYCEAVLESVPRFLADLSEGTKGSLPELHLANRLDRDTSGVTVITKSHKVASKLVEAFTNHKVKKTYIALCVGSAPKWEKITIKSGHGRSKFGAWRVYAASDVGQTLPGGSIVRDMETSFELLSVNGQGNFKELSEFEKDENIIVVEEKAVKDADGKKDEILVRAFPQSGRTHQIRLHCQYLGISIRGDVKYEGVYEWNEKIYDGHELHAESLSFEHPITGLPVKFCAPPPSWAKEVLQQL, encoded by the exons ATGCCCTTCCTAGCTTCCCTCAATCCCACTCTTCTTCTCTCCTCCAGAGTCCAAAACCCCACTCCAAAGTCCAAACTTTGCACAGCAATCTTCTCTTGCTGCTCTCTTCACCATTCATCTAGCAAAGCCATGACATCTCCATCTGTTCCCACAAGCCCCACTTCTCAAAATGCCCCTTTAACTGTTCAGAATTATCCAACACCACTCTCTCCTCCATTGCCTCCCATCTCAAAGCAGATAGAGCTTGCCAGGGCCATGGCTGCGTCTTCAAGATCAAGCCTTTTTGCTTTGTCAAGAAGTGATATCTTATATGAAGATCAGTGGCTCATCGTTGTCAATAAACCGCAAGGAGTTTACTGTGAGGCTGTGTTGGAATCGGTCCCTCGTTTTCTTGCTGATCTCAGTGAAG GGACCAAAGGCTCGCTGCCTGAGCTCCATCTTGCCAACCGACTAGATCGTGATACAAGTGGCGTAACAGTTATAACCAAATCACACAAAGTGGCTTCTAAGCTTGTGGAGGCATTTACTAATCACAAGGTTAAGAAAACATACATTGCTCTCTGCGTTGGTTCAGCTCCAAAATGGGAAAAAATCACCATTAAATCTGGTCATGGTCGGTCCAAATTTGGAGCCTGGCGTGTATATGCTGCATCGGATGTGGGTCAGACACTACCAGGTGGGTCCATTGTGAGAGACATGGAAACTTCATTTGAACTATTATCAGTAAATGGACAAGGGAACTTCAAAGAGTTATCTGAATTTGAGAAAGATGAAAATATTATAGTAGTTGAAGAAAAGGCTGTGAAAGATGCTGATGGGAAGAAGGATGAGATTTTGGTAAGAGCATTTCCTCAGAGTGGAAGAACACATCAAATTCGGTTGCACTGTCAATATCTTGGAATTTCTATAAGAGGGGATGTGAAATATGAGGGTGTATATGAATGGAATGAGAAAATATATGATGGCCATGAACTGCATGCAGAGAGCTTGTCTTTTGAACATCCAATTACTGGTCTGCCTGTCAAGTTCTGTGCACCTCCACCTTCATGGGCCAAAGAGGTATTGCAGCAATTATAA